TGAGGGAATATGTCACTGTTCACCGAGGTACGAATTTAGGGTACAAAAAAACAGTCATTGGCAAAAACTGTTTTTTGATGGGTTTTGTCCATGTGGCTCACGACTGCATCCTGGGAGACAACATAACCATAGCAAACGAGGCTGCTCTTTCAGGACATGTCATCGTTGAGGACAATGCTTTTATAAGCGGTCTTTGTCCCATTCACCAGTTCACGAGAATAGGCAGGTATTCTTTCGTCGGTGGAGGATATAGAATTAACAAAGATGTATTACCGTACGGAAAAGCTGTCGGAGAACCCATCGGAATGCTGGGGCTGAATCTTGTTGCCCTCAGAAGGGCAAATTTCCCGAAAGAAACCATTGAAGAGCTAAAAAAAGCGTATAATTTTCTTTTCTCCGGAAAAATCCCGCTTTTTGACTCCAGAGTAAAAAAAATAGAAGAGAAATGCAGGAAAATCCCCGAGATTGAAAATCTTCTCTTGTTTATTGGGGCAGAAAGCAAAATGGGACTTGCAGGCAGGACGAGAAGGTGAGAACTGTATAAATTAAACCGGCAAAAATGTGTTTGACTTATTATTTGGAGAGTGGTTTAATTAATACCTAAATGGCAAAAACGGTATTTATACAATTGCAATCGTCTGGTTTTTCAGTTTTGTTAACCCCAATTAAGGAGGCATGCTAATGAGAAAGCTATTGGTTTTGGCTTTTGCGGCGATGCTTGTTTCGGCGTGTTTGTTCGCGTCGAATGCTGATCAGAATAACAGCGGGAACGCCCGCACGATGACTGTGTCATCTCCGGGTGTCTCGACGTACGGAACAAGAATGGAATTTACAGGCAACAGAGCTGTCTTGTGGGCTCAGGTTCCAGACTCTGTAGCCGGCGCGGGTATTTCCTGTCAAATGGACTCAGTTTATCCTTTCGAATCTGAACTCGCTGACGACGTCGA
The genomic region above belongs to candidate division WOR-3 bacterium and contains:
- the lpxA gene encoding acyl-ACP--UDP-N-acetylglucosamine O-acyltransferase, translated to MNIHGSAIISENAKIGNNVVISPFVIIHEDVEIGRGSSVGSCAEIFPGTKIGNNCSIGKGCLVGGDPQHLKDLGEGCQTIIGDNTVLREYVTVHRGTNLGYKKTVIGKNCFLMGFVHVAHDCILGDNITIANEAALSGHVIVEDNAFISGLCPIHQFTRIGRYSFVGGGYRINKDVLPYGKAVGEPIGMLGLNLVALRRANFPKETIEELKKAYNFLFSGKIPLFDSRVKKIEEKCRKIPEIENLLLFIGAESKMGLAGRTRR